The nucleotide window TGGGGAGGGAAAGTCCCCTCTTTTCCCCCAGTCTCTATAGGAGGAGTCCTGAGGCTGAAAGCACTCACCATAAAAGAGTCGCTGGGGTTCCTCGGTCACCCCACAAGGCAGCATGACACCCTGGCTTGGGGAGGCTGGACTGAGGGTCTGGGTGGCTTTGTCTTCCTGGCTGGCGGGTCGAAGCCCAGGGCCACAGCAGTGGGTGAGGGGGAAGAGCTGCAGACGGCTGAGGGGGCAGTCCAGCTGGCTCTGGGCAAACAGGTCGGCAGAGAGCAAGCGCCCTGGCTGGGCCTCTGGCTCCCCATCCTCTGGCTGGAACACATCGTCCTCCAGCTCCTCCACACACTGGGGTGGCTCCATCTCCCCTGTCAGGGTGCAATGCAGGCATCCAGGATGCTGCCCCCACCCATGCCAAACCTGGAAgactcccctccccttccttcttccctgcttTCCCTTCTTATCCAGGGAAGTCAGGCCAGGTACTGGTGATAAAGCCCTGCCAAGGATAACACCCACACCCAAATATGGACTGCCTCGCTGTTCTGGGACTCCCTACACCTCTTCCCTGGGTCTGCCCAGAGCCACCCTCCCCTTGGCCTCTTCTTCTGACTCAGACTGGTCATGGTCATGAAGTTTGACTGCTATTGACTCTGGGCAATAGCAAGGGTATGATCAGCTGCTACAAGCTCGCAGGGTACCTGGGGCAATGTTAACAAGACTCCTCTGTGAGTGGCTGTGGGAGGGCAGAAGGGTGCTGTGACTGGCTATAGACACAGTactcacaacacacacact belongs to Manis pentadactyla isolate mManPen7 chromosome 11, mManPen7.hap1, whole genome shotgun sequence and includes:
- the BMF gene encoding bcl-2-modifying factor isoform X3 — translated: MEPPQCVEELEDDVFQPEDGEPEAQPGRLLSADLFAQSQLDCPLSRLQLFPLTHCCGPGLRPASQEDKATQTLSPASPSQGVMLPCGVTEEPQRLFYGNAGYRLPLPAGFPAGLPFGEQSPEGQWQHRAEVQIARKLQCIADQFHRLHMQQHQQNRNRVWWQILLFLHNLALNADENRNGAGPR
- the BMF gene encoding bcl-2-modifying factor isoform X2, giving the protein MEPPQCVEELEDDVFQPEDGEPEAQPGRLLSADLFAQSQLDCPLSRLQLFPLTHCCGPGLRPASQEDKATQTLSPASPSQGVMLPCGVTEEPQRLFYGNAGYRLPLPAGFPAGLPFGEQSPEGQWQHRAEVQIARKLQCIADQFHRLHMQQHQQNRNRVWWQILLFLHNLALNADENRNGAGPRRSWNQFP